Proteins encoded together in one Actinomycetes bacterium window:
- a CDS encoding glycerophosphodiester phosphodiesterase: MASDAPHRVRVVAHRGASAEAPEHTLAAYRRALEAGADGLECDVRLTADGHLVCVHDRTVDRTSDGRGVVSTLELAQLDELDFGAWRDGFEPPADPAYADRRRVLTLERLLELVADAGRPVEVAIETKHPTRYAGLVERRVVEVLDRFGWAHPRLGNPSPVRVMSFSWLSLRRMRSLAPSVAVVYLMERVPLRLRDGTLPAGVRIAGPSIDVVRAHPHYVERARSHGNEVHVWTVDDPDDVRRCLDLGVDAIITNRPADVLRELAAR, translated from the coding sequence GTGGCCTCCGACGCGCCCCACCGGGTCCGGGTCGTCGCTCATCGGGGAGCGTCGGCCGAGGCCCCCGAGCACACCCTGGCGGCGTACCGGCGCGCGCTCGAGGCGGGTGCCGACGGCCTCGAGTGCGACGTACGGCTGACCGCCGACGGCCATCTCGTCTGCGTGCACGACCGTACGGTGGACCGGACGAGCGACGGCCGCGGCGTGGTCTCGACCCTCGAGCTCGCCCAGCTCGACGAGCTCGATTTCGGCGCCTGGCGGGACGGCTTCGAGCCGCCCGCCGATCCGGCGTACGCGGACCGGCGGCGGGTGCTCACGCTGGAACGTCTGCTCGAGCTGGTGGCCGACGCAGGGCGCCCCGTGGAGGTCGCGATCGAGACCAAGCACCCGACCCGCTATGCCGGTCTCGTCGAGCGCCGCGTGGTCGAGGTCCTCGACCGCTTCGGGTGGGCTCATCCGCGGCTCGGCAACCCGAGCCCGGTCCGGGTCATGTCCTTCTCGTGGCTGTCGCTGCGTCGGATGCGTTCGCTGGCCCCGAGCGTCGCGGTCGTCTATCTCATGGAACGGGTGCCGTTGCGCCTTCGCGACGGGACGCTGCCCGCCGGGGTGCGGATCGCCGGCCCGTCGATCGACGTCGTCCGCGCCCACCCGCACTATGTCGAACGGGCACGCTCGCATGGCAACGAGGTCCACGTGTGGACCGTCGACGACCCCGACGACGTCCGGCGCTGCCTCGACCTCGGCGTCGACGCGATCATCACGAACCGGCCGGCCGACGTGCTGCGCGAGCTCGCAGCGAGGTGA
- a CDS encoding fused MFS/spermidine synthase, translating into MERVELLRDVDRPSGWLLLVDGVPQSYVDPTDPAYLDFDYVRAIAGLVDLALPRPRPLSAVHVGGGGLTLPRWLAATRPGSIQLVLEPDTEVTAEVRRVLPLPRRSGIRVRGQGGREALASRPDASADLVVLDAFEEGRVPFELTTTEYVREVARVLRPGGTYVVNLADAPPLTFARRAVRTVREVFAGEVTVLAHASVVRRRRHGNVVIAAGAPVDSAVLGRSLRSDPFALTPVADVDRFVGGLPPLRDGDPPPAQGGPVDGWRIPRM; encoded by the coding sequence GTGGAACGCGTCGAGCTGCTGCGCGACGTCGACCGCCCGAGCGGCTGGTTGCTGCTCGTCGACGGCGTCCCGCAGTCCTACGTCGACCCGACCGACCCGGCGTACCTCGACTTCGACTACGTCCGCGCCATCGCCGGCCTCGTCGACCTCGCCCTCCCACGACCGCGGCCCCTGTCCGCGGTGCACGTCGGCGGAGGGGGCCTGACGCTGCCCCGGTGGCTGGCCGCGACCCGACCGGGCTCGATCCAGCTCGTGCTGGAGCCCGACACGGAGGTCACCGCCGAGGTGCGCCGCGTGCTGCCGCTGCCGAGACGAAGCGGCATCCGGGTACGGGGCCAGGGCGGGCGCGAGGCCCTGGCCTCCCGGCCTGACGCGAGTGCGGACCTCGTGGTCCTCGACGCCTTCGAGGAGGGTCGGGTGCCCTTCGAGCTCACCACCACCGAGTACGTCCGCGAGGTGGCCCGCGTCCTGCGTCCCGGCGGGACCTACGTCGTCAACCTCGCGGACGCGCCTCCGCTGACCTTCGCCCGGCGCGCGGTACGGACCGTCCGGGAGGTCTTCGCGGGCGAGGTCACGGTGCTCGCGCACGCCTCGGTCGTCCGGCGCCGAAGGCACGGGAACGTCGTCATCGCCGCGGGAGCACCGGTCGACTCCGCCGTCCTGGGGAGGAGCCTGCGATCCGACCCGTTCGCCCTCACGCCGGTGGCGGACGTGGACCGCTTCGTGGGTGGCCTTCCCCCGCTGCGCGACGGAGATCCGCCGCCCGCTCAGGGCGGGCCGGTCGACGGGTGGCGCATCCCGCGGATGTGA
- a CDS encoding CAP domain-containing protein, with product MAVPDTTLDVPVRTRSDGGRRRRPKRWAGALAAVVGAAVVIGALAPAAGVRAGASPGQFVSLTNGARSANGVHALASAGDLASIAQRQAQRMADKGQLFHNPNLASEVKNWQKVGENVGYGPDVQSIHNAFMHSPPHRANILDSDFTQIGVGVVVKNGVVWVSEVFREPAGSASTPKHHHAPTPKPSPSPKAKAKAKAKPTRHASSKATKRTTATHHATASATAASTTAARAHRTARKAHRHAVTTAPALLWPKRYGPPPFPALALIAHLASSGAETSPSPASSVAAASASPVPGASGSPPAPTPPASAGSGSQPPVGGIAAAVTAAVSLLLGSTG from the coding sequence ATGGCCGTGCCCGACACCACGCTCGACGTGCCTGTCCGGACGCGGTCTGACGGGGGTCGACGACGGCGGCCGAAGCGCTGGGCAGGAGCGCTGGCCGCCGTCGTCGGCGCCGCCGTGGTGATCGGGGCACTCGCACCGGCAGCCGGCGTACGAGCCGGCGCCAGCCCCGGACAGTTCGTCTCCCTGACCAACGGGGCTCGCTCCGCGAACGGGGTGCACGCCCTCGCGAGCGCCGGCGACCTGGCATCGATCGCGCAGCGGCAGGCCCAGCGGATGGCCGACAAGGGACAGCTCTTCCACAACCCGAACCTGGCCAGCGAGGTGAAGAACTGGCAGAAGGTGGGCGAGAACGTCGGCTACGGTCCCGACGTCCAGAGCATCCACAACGCCTTCATGCACTCACCCCCGCACCGCGCCAACATCCTCGACTCCGACTTCACCCAGATCGGCGTCGGCGTGGTCGTGAAGAACGGCGTCGTCTGGGTGTCCGAGGTCTTCCGCGAGCCAGCGGGCAGTGCCTCGACACCGAAGCATCACCACGCCCCGACGCCGAAGCCATCACCGTCGCCGAAGGCGAAGGCGAAGGCGAAGGCGAAGCCCACCCGCCACGCGTCCTCGAAGGCGACGAAGCGGACCACCGCAACCCATCACGCCACCGCGTCGGCGACCGCGGCGTCGACGACCGCCGCGCGCGCCCACCGAACGGCCCGCAAGGCCCACCGTCACGCCGTCACCACGGCACCGGCCCTCCTATGGCCGAAGCGGTACGGCCCGCCGCCCTTCCCCGCCCTCGCGCTCATCGCGCACCTGGCGTCCTCCGGCGCCGAGACGTCCCCATCGCCCGCGTCGTCCGTCGCCGCCGCCTCGGCGAGCCCCGTCCCAGGCGCGTCCGGCTCCCCGCCGGCTCCAACGCCACCCGCGTCCGCGGGGAGCGGGTCCCAGCCGCCAGTCGGTGGGATCGCCGCCGCCGTCACGGCCGCGGTGTCCCTGCTGCTCGGCTCCACCGGCTGA
- a CDS encoding DNA-formamidopyrimidine glycosylase family protein, with protein MPELPEVEALAAFLRERTAGRVVARVDVAAISVLKTYDPPPSALAGLEVTDVGRHGKFLDLDVDGLHLVIHLARAGWLRWREELPRTPVGPGRGPLALRVHLDDGSGFDVTEQGTQKKLAVYVVHDVGQVEGIARLGPDPLSPGFTSEVFDEIVTEHARTQLKGLLRDQSVIAGVGNAYSDEILHVARMSPFKLAGTLDPDEREALRVAVVSTLEDAVVRSRGLAAADLKGEKKVGMRVHGRTGLPCPVCGDTVREVSFADSSLQYCPTCQTGGKPLADRRLSRLLR; from the coding sequence GTGCCGGAGCTGCCCGAGGTCGAGGCCCTCGCCGCCTTCCTGCGCGAGCGGACCGCGGGGCGGGTCGTCGCCCGTGTCGACGTGGCGGCGATCAGCGTCCTCAAGACCTACGACCCGCCGCCGAGCGCCCTCGCCGGGCTCGAGGTCACCGATGTGGGCCGGCACGGCAAGTTCCTCGACCTCGACGTCGACGGCCTGCACCTGGTCATCCACCTCGCCCGCGCCGGGTGGCTTCGCTGGCGTGAGGAGCTGCCGCGCACTCCGGTCGGCCCCGGGCGCGGACCGCTGGCCCTGCGGGTGCACCTCGACGACGGCTCCGGTTTCGACGTCACGGAGCAGGGGACCCAGAAGAAGCTCGCGGTCTACGTCGTGCACGACGTCGGGCAGGTGGAGGGCATCGCCCGGCTAGGCCCCGACCCGCTCTCGCCCGGCTTCACGTCGGAGGTGTTCGACGAGATCGTCACCGAGCACGCGCGTACCCAGCTCAAGGGCCTGCTGCGTGACCAGTCCGTCATCGCCGGCGTCGGGAACGCCTACAGCGACGAGATCCTGCACGTCGCGCGCATGTCGCCGTTCAAGCTCGCGGGGACGCTGGATCCCGACGAGCGGGAGGCCCTTCGGGTCGCCGTCGTATCGACGCTGGAGGACGCCGTAGTGCGCTCCCGAGGCCTCGCCGCGGCCGACCTCAAGGGCGAGAAGAAGGTCGGGATGCGCGTCCACGGGCGTACCGGGCTGCCCTGCCCGGTCTGCGGGGACACCGTCCGCGAGGTGAGCTTCGCGGACTCCTCGCTGCAGTACTGCCCCACCTGCCAGACCGGGGGCAAGCCACTCGCGGACCGGCGGCTGTCCCGGCTGCTGCGCTGA
- a CDS encoding DUF5926 family protein, with the protein MSKRRAPAPRPTVGETVGVPAVGAREPCPCGSGRRYKACHGRDLAHADQHLVERPFEGLPGETDWVALREIVPAATAPLHLAGDLAGRTATLSTVLPLAWPAMVRTDGQVFVGLQVHSGSGDVSRDVAAALLRALDAEPGTPIAPQGLPGPGPRLQDVLDLGAALLVEVRGGFDFWLEGMPTEDAEGGRSVDAETRASMDRANAAVVPTERLTSVEAAYLARMAERSHLRWVLPDPEEALLDALARLKVAGGLDLGPDGRYVGAFRAHGLVVPVWDLPAQTYAEAVEQPALDWRARLDDALAAAGPLTDEQRRARGGLVSRQLTLR; encoded by the coding sequence ATGAGCAAGCGTCGAGCCCCCGCTCCTCGGCCGACCGTGGGCGAGACCGTGGGCGTCCCGGCCGTGGGGGCGCGCGAGCCCTGCCCCTGCGGCTCCGGGCGCCGGTACAAGGCCTGCCACGGACGCGACCTCGCGCACGCCGACCAGCACCTCGTCGAGCGCCCGTTCGAGGGGCTGCCCGGAGAGACCGACTGGGTGGCGCTGCGCGAGATCGTTCCGGCGGCGACCGCACCGCTTCACCTGGCCGGGGACCTCGCCGGACGAACCGCCACCCTGTCGACCGTGCTGCCGCTGGCGTGGCCCGCCATGGTGCGCACCGACGGTCAGGTGTTCGTGGGCCTGCAGGTGCACAGCGGGTCGGGGGACGTGAGCCGAGACGTCGCGGCCGCGCTGCTGCGCGCGCTGGACGCCGAGCCCGGGACACCGATCGCGCCGCAGGGGCTGCCCGGGCCGGGACCGCGTCTGCAGGACGTCCTCGACCTCGGGGCGGCGCTGCTCGTCGAGGTCCGCGGCGGCTTCGACTTCTGGCTCGAGGGAATGCCCACGGAGGACGCTGAGGGCGGGCGGTCGGTCGATGCCGAGACCCGCGCGTCGATGGACCGGGCCAACGCGGCCGTCGTGCCGACCGAGCGGCTCACGTCGGTCGAGGCGGCGTACCTGGCCCGGATGGCCGAGCGCAGCCACCTGCGCTGGGTCCTGCCCGATCCGGAGGAGGCCCTCCTGGACGCCCTGGCCAGGCTCAAGGTGGCCGGCGGGCTGGACCTCGGTCCGGACGGCCGCTACGTCGGCGCGTTCCGCGCCCACGGGCTCGTGGTGCCGGTGTGGGACCTGCCCGCGCAGACCTACGCCGAGGCGGTGGAGCAGCCCGCGCTCGACTGGCGGGCCCGCCTCGACGACGCGCTGGCCGCCGCAGGCCCGCTCACCGACGAGCAGCGCCGCGCACGTGGCGGCCTGGTCAGCCGCCAGCTCACCCTCCGCTGA